A window of Bacillus sp. DX3.1 genomic DNA:
CATTCCATACAAAAGGGGAATTGTCTTTCTCTCATCATGGTAAATGCAACATACATTTATAGGCCGATGACAGCTTTCAATTCATCCATCCTTCCTTTGGAAAGGGGAATGGAACTTTTTCGTTCATCATCTAAAATTAAACTAAAACTGTTCCGTGTCCAGGTGATGACTTCGCGTACACGCTGTAAATTCACGAGGTAAGAGCGATGACAGCGGAAGAAGCCAAATCCTTTTAAACGTTCTTCTAATTCACTTAATGTGAGTGTACACATGAAGTCCCCATCACGAACATGAATGTGCGATGTTCCATTTTGACTTTCAATGAAATGAATCTCTGTCGGATCAATTAAAATGATTTTATCGTTCACTTTAGCTGGAATTCGCTCTAGCTTCATTTGCGGGATCATTTGAACAACTTTTTCTGCATCTACTTCTTCGTTTTCTTCTTGCTCAATTTCAACTTTTTTAACACCATCTTGATGGAGTACATACACATCTTCTGTTAAAGAAAGTGCGTCAGATAAAAACGCTGATGTAATAAAGATTGCTTTTCCTTGCTCTTTTAACTTCATAATCGCCTTTCGAATCATAATCGTGCTCTCTATATCGACATTTTGTTCAGGCTCTTCAAAAATAATCAGATCTGGGTTATGAATCATTACACGGCCAATATGCAAACGTCGTTTTTCAGAAAATGTCAGCTTTTCGATTTTGATATTTAGCTTATCGACTAGTCCCACGTACTGAACAACCTCTTCGACGGATACATTCGATTCGTATAAACCTGATAAAAAGGCGAAATATTCTTTCACTTTCAATCGGTCATATGCTTCATCTTTCAAAAAACAAAAGCCAATGCGCGAATAGACTTGTTTTCGAAGCGGCTCTCCATCAAACAAGACGCTCCCTGTAGATGCCTCCTCTGCCCCAATAATAAGGCTATGTAAAACCTTTGCAGTATGATTGTTACATTGCAGCACAACACATTGTCCCTTTTCAATTTTGAGCTGAGTCGTTGGCAACTGATTTGTCTTCCCCAATTGTTTTAGCTCGAATAACGCCATTCTTTCTCCTCCAGATTGCTTTTTTATCATATTATACCAAATACAAGATAGAAAATTATTACATTTATTACAAAAATAAAAAGGAACTAATGTAGCATTAGCTCCTTTTCTGTCTACCTATCATTTATAATTCAATCACCAATATAAGAACGGCGCAATCCAACTTCTTCATTATCACGATTTCACCATATAACTCTTCAATTGATCACGCAGTGCCCGTTTCAAAAATTTA
This region includes:
- a CDS encoding LytTR family transcriptional regulator DNA-binding domain-containing protein yields the protein MALFELKQLGKTNQLPTTQLKIEKGQCVVLQCNNHTAKVLHSLIIGAEEASTGSVLFDGEPLRKQVYSRIGFCFLKDEAYDRLKVKEYFAFLSGLYESNVSVEEVVQYVGLVDKLNIKIEKLTFSEKRRLHIGRVMIHNPDLIIFEEPEQNVDIESTIMIRKAIMKLKEQGKAIFITSAFLSDALSLTEDVYVLHQDGVKKVEIEQEENEEVDAEKVVQMIPQMKLERIPAKVNDKIILIDPTEIHFIESQNGTSHIHVRDGDFMCTLTLSELEERLKGFGFFRCHRSYLVNLQRVREVITWTRNSFSLILDDERKSSIPLSKGRMDELKAVIGL